Proteins from a genomic interval of Trachemys scripta elegans isolate TJP31775 chromosome 25, CAS_Tse_1.0, whole genome shotgun sequence:
- the LOC117870060 gene encoding E3 ubiquitin-protein ligase TRIM7-like isoform X4, whose protein sequence is MAGPGGAARGLLRPCSPRGSAEPPPERSAPLPDEGEAAKAEEQRQSEELLKQTAAERRKIVWEWQELRGFLEEQEQWLLSRLEELERAIAQRRDEGVCSLSWEISLLSERRGDEGQQPPSQPLQGAGSPGSSREDGAFPKREPGFAELEKRLVNFSLQSAHLQEVLLGFKETLRLELGSDTAF, encoded by the exons ATGGCCGGTCCCGGGGGCGCCGCACGGGGGCTGCTCcggccctgcagcccgcggggcagcgcG GAGCCCCCACCAGAGCGTTCGGCCCCTCTGCCAGACGAGGGAGAAGCCGCCAAAGCCGAGGAGCAGCGGCAAAGCGAGGAGCTGCTG AAACAGACGGCAGCCGAGAGGCGGAAGATCGTCtgggagtggcaggagctgcgAGGGTTtctggaggagcaggagcagtggctgctgtcCCGGCTGGAAGAGCTCGAGAGAGCCATTGCCCAGAGAAGGGATGAGGGCGTCTGCAGCCTGTCCTGGGAGATTTCCCTGCTCAGCGAGAGGCGAGGAGACGAGGGGCAGCAGCCGCCGAGCCAACCCCTGCAG ggtgctgggagccctgggagcaG caggGAGGACGGGGCGTTTCCGAAGCGGGAGCCGGGGTTTGCGGAGCTGGAGAAGAGACTTGTCAATTTCTCTTTGCAAAGCGCCCATCTTCAGGAGGTGCTGCTGGGATTCAAAG AGACGCTGCGACTGGAGCTGGGGAGCGACACAG cgTTTTAG
- the LOC117870060 gene encoding E3 ubiquitin-protein ligase TRIM7-like isoform X3: MAGPGGAARGLLRPCSPRGSAEPPPERSAPLPDEGEAAKAEEQRQSEELLKQTAAERRKIVWEWQELRGFLEEQEQWLLSRLEELERAIAQRRDEGVCSLSWEISLLSERRGDEGQQPPSQPLQGAGSPGSSREDGAFPKREPGFAELEKRLVNFSLQSAHLQEVLLGFKETLRLELGSDTGAARNSHLKGMR; this comes from the exons ATGGCCGGTCCCGGGGGCGCCGCACGGGGGCTGCTCcggccctgcagcccgcggggcagcgcG GAGCCCCCACCAGAGCGTTCGGCCCCTCTGCCAGACGAGGGAGAAGCCGCCAAAGCCGAGGAGCAGCGGCAAAGCGAGGAGCTGCTG AAACAGACGGCAGCCGAGAGGCGGAAGATCGTCtgggagtggcaggagctgcgAGGGTTtctggaggagcaggagcagtggctgctgtcCCGGCTGGAAGAGCTCGAGAGAGCCATTGCCCAGAGAAGGGATGAGGGCGTCTGCAGCCTGTCCTGGGAGATTTCCCTGCTCAGCGAGAGGCGAGGAGACGAGGGGCAGCAGCCGCCGAGCCAACCCCTGCAG ggtgctgggagccctgggagcaG caggGAGGACGGGGCGTTTCCGAAGCGGGAGCCGGGGTTTGCGGAGCTGGAGAAGAGACTTGTCAATTTCTCTTTGCAAAGCGCCCATCTTCAGGAGGTGCTGCTGGGATTCAAAG AGACGCTGCGACTGGAGCTGGGGAGCGACACAG GGGCAGCAAGGAACAGTCACCTGAAAGGTATGAGATAA
- the LOC117870060 gene encoding E3 ubiquitin-protein ligase TRIM7-like isoform X2, with amino-acid sequence MAGPGGAARGLLRPCSPRGSAEPPPERSAPLPDEGEAAKAEEQRQSEELLKQTAAERRKIVWEWQELRGFLEEQEQWLLSRLEELERAIAQRRDEGVCSLSWEISLLSERRGDEGQQPPSQPLQGAGSPGSREDGAFPKREPGFAELEKRLVNFSLQSAHLQEVLLGFKETLRLELGSDTGTCLPLTGRGEVSDP; translated from the exons ATGGCCGGTCCCGGGGGCGCCGCACGGGGGCTGCTCcggccctgcagcccgcggggcagcgcG GAGCCCCCACCAGAGCGTTCGGCCCCTCTGCCAGACGAGGGAGAAGCCGCCAAAGCCGAGGAGCAGCGGCAAAGCGAGGAGCTGCTG AAACAGACGGCAGCCGAGAGGCGGAAGATCGTCtgggagtggcaggagctgcgAGGGTTtctggaggagcaggagcagtggctgctgtcCCGGCTGGAAGAGCTCGAGAGAGCCATTGCCCAGAGAAGGGATGAGGGCGTCTGCAGCCTGTCCTGGGAGATTTCCCTGCTCAGCGAGAGGCGAGGAGACGAGGGGCAGCAGCCGCCGAGCCAACCCCTGCAG ggtgctgggagccctgggagcaG gGAGGACGGGGCGTTTCCGAAGCGGGAGCCGGGGTTTGCGGAGCTGGAGAAGAGACTTGTCAATTTCTCTTTGCAAAGCGCCCATCTTCAGGAGGTGCTGCTGGGATTCAAAG AGACGCTGCGACTGGAGCTGGGGAGCGACACAGGTACGTGTCTGCCTCTGACGGGCCGTGGGGAGGTTTCAGACCCATAA
- the LOC117870060 gene encoding E3 ubiquitin-protein ligase TRIM7-like isoform X1, with translation MAGPGGAARGLLRPCSPRGSAEPPPERSAPLPDEGEAAKAEEQRQSEELLKQTAAERRKIVWEWQELRGFLEEQEQWLLSRLEELERAIAQRRDEGVCSLSWEISLLSERRGDEGQQPPSQPLQGAGSPGSSREDGAFPKREPGFAELEKRLVNFSLQSAHLQEVLLGFKETLRLELGSDTGTCLPLTGRGEVSDP, from the exons ATGGCCGGTCCCGGGGGCGCCGCACGGGGGCTGCTCcggccctgcagcccgcggggcagcgcG GAGCCCCCACCAGAGCGTTCGGCCCCTCTGCCAGACGAGGGAGAAGCCGCCAAAGCCGAGGAGCAGCGGCAAAGCGAGGAGCTGCTG AAACAGACGGCAGCCGAGAGGCGGAAGATCGTCtgggagtggcaggagctgcgAGGGTTtctggaggagcaggagcagtggctgctgtcCCGGCTGGAAGAGCTCGAGAGAGCCATTGCCCAGAGAAGGGATGAGGGCGTCTGCAGCCTGTCCTGGGAGATTTCCCTGCTCAGCGAGAGGCGAGGAGACGAGGGGCAGCAGCCGCCGAGCCAACCCCTGCAG ggtgctgggagccctgggagcaG caggGAGGACGGGGCGTTTCCGAAGCGGGAGCCGGGGTTTGCGGAGCTGGAGAAGAGACTTGTCAATTTCTCTTTGCAAAGCGCCCATCTTCAGGAGGTGCTGCTGGGATTCAAAG AGACGCTGCGACTGGAGCTGGGGAGCGACACAGGTACGTGTCTGCCTCTGACGGGCCGTGGGGAGGTTTCAGACCCATAA